The segment TGACCTGCCCATCCAGCAGCCTGAGCGCAGTCTGGCGAGCGTCCACCGCCGTGTAACCGTGCGCGAGCAGGTAGTTGGTCAGGCTCTGGAGCCGGTCGCGGACGATCGGGTTGGTGATGTCGACCATGCTGATCAGGTCGACGCGGTGGATCTGGGTGTGAGTCGAGACGTAAGTCGCGAGCACCGCGATGCCGAACGAACCGCCGAGCTGGCGCGACAGGTTGATGAGCCCGGCCGCCTGCTGGGCGTCGCTGGGCCGCAGACTGCCGAAGGCGACGTAGTTGATGGGCGCGAACAGCATGCCGAGCGCGGCGCCGCGCACCACCAGGGCGAGGTCCACGTCCCGGTCGCCCGCCAGGGTGCTGAGGTGCCCCAGGCGCCACATCGCGCTGATGATCAGCACCACGCCCACCGAAATCAGCCAGCGCGGATCGATCCTGCCGCTCGCCATCAGACGCCCGCACAGCAGCGCGGTGCAGGCGGTGGCGATGCCGCCCGGCATCAGCGACAGGCCGGTCTTGGTGGGGGTGAAGTTGAGGATGGTCTGGGTGAAGAGCGGGAACATGAAGGTACCGCCATAGAGAGCGAAGCCCAGCGCCACGAACAGGAACAGGCTGGCGGCGAGGTCGCGGTTCTTCAGCACGTGCAGATCGATCACCGGGTGGCGATTGCTGGGCGACAACTCCCAGACCAGCAGGCCGACGATCGACAGCACCGCGGTCACGGCGAGCCGGGCGATCCAGGCGTTCGAGAACCAGTCCTTCGAATTCCCCTGCTCCAGCACGTACTGGAGCGAGCCCACGCCGATCGTCAACAGCGAGATGCCGAGCCAGTCCACCTCCCCACCGCGCCGCCGCATGTCGGGCGGATCCTTGAGAAAGGTGGCCACCAGGAAGGTGGACCCGATCCCGATCGGGACGTTGATGAAGAAGCACCAGTGCCACTGGTA is part of the Candidatus Sulfotelmatobacter sp. genome and harbors:
- a CDS encoding DHA2 family efflux MFS transporter permease subunit, whose amino-acid sequence is MPLSAAEAAAAYVARYRWLILLGLITAAMMEVLDTTIVNVALPQMAGNLGATHEEIGWVSTGYILSNVVVLPMTAFFTERFGRQRYLVFSIILFVIASFFCGTSNSLIELVVWRILQGAGGAALLSTAQATLRQIFPSEQQSMVQSIFLLGVIVAPTLGPTLGGWITDNYQWHWCFFINVPIGIGSTFLVATFLKDPPDMRRRGGEVDWLGISLLTIGVGSLQYVLEQGNSKDWFSNAWIARLAVTAVLSIVGLLVWELSPSNRHPVIDLHVLKNRDLAASLFLFVALGFALYGGTFMFPLFTQTILNFTPTKTGLSLMPGGIATACTALLCGRLMASGRIDPRWLISVGVVLIISAMWRLGHLSTLAGDRDVDLALVVRGAALGMLFAPINYVAFGSLRPSDAQQAAGLINLSRQLGGSFGIAVLATYVSTHTQIHRVDLISMVDITNPIVRDRLQSLTNYLLAHGYTAVDARQTALRLLDGQVTRQAAMLSYNDAWGLLLLTFVIAAPAILLLRRPRPRPIGPAPAAH